Sequence from the Desulfatiglans sp. genome:
GTGGTGTTCCTGTCGGCCGTAACCGACTCCTCCGTAGAAACTGCAGATGTTAAATCCGAGATTGTGCCCCAGAAGAATCGCTTCTTTTTCGATCTGTACCGCTAATTCACGTGTGGGAGCGATTATCAATGACTTTTTACCTTTGAGCTCACCACGGAGCAGAGCGAAAATTGAAACCAGAAAAGCAGCAGTTTTACCGGTGCCAGTCTGAGATTGCACAAATACATCTTTTCCCTTAATAGTGTGAGCCAGGGTCTGCTCCTGGACCGGCATGCACTCACTGTAGCCGGCTTCTTCCAGTGCCTGAATTATTTGATCATCAAGATCGAATTCGGAAAACTTCATTTATTCTCTTTCCTGCACCCTTCTTTTGGAGTGCTAAAAAATTGTGGTTAGTAATTCGGGGGTGTTGCTCCTAAATATTCTCAAACATTCATAACACGAAGCATATTCATAATGAAGAGTGATAAAGAAGTAATCAAAAAAAATTTTCTGCAAATGCAGAATCCCCTTAAAATATCTCTAATATTTCGTTTATTAGTCTTATTAATTATCCGGGTAAGGATTCAAGTGGAAAATCATTGCCCTGAGGTGATTAAACTAAGATTATAATATATGTTTAACCGTTTGGCCAGTATTTTCTCATTTTAATGAAATTTCTTACCTAATAAGGTATCTGATGGCAAAAAAAATAACGAAATAATATCAAATCGGAAAAAATAGGAACTAATATCAAAACAATATCTAATCAGAAATAATATGAAAAAATATTTAAACGAAGAACCGGCAGTGAAAAAGCTCCTTTTACTTTTCTATTTATTGAACCGATTTTTTATATGCTTCCGTGTATTTAAATATTCCTTTAATTTCTTTTATTGCATAACCTGCTGGCCATCCCAGATCGTTAGTGTAGTCGTAAATAACAAGCCACACTTTAAAATGCTCCATATCTACAATCAGTGGTGGTTTCAGTTCAATAAGCGAATACCAGGAGTCTTTCTCTCTATCAAGTATGGAGATGACGTCATCGCCTGCGAAATAAGCTTTGCAGGTGAGTGTATCTCCAGGAGCGACTTCCGCAAAAGGCTCATAATGCACTCCTATTACTCTGAGCTTGCTGTCCTCAATTTCCATGAATTCTTCATAGTATATGCATGACAAGAAACAGGCAGAACCGCAAATGACCATATTTTTCAGTATTTTTATCATTTTGAAACAGTCCATCTTAAAACTCCAGTGTAAATCCAACAGATAC
This genomic interval carries:
- a CDS encoding DEAD/DEAH box helicase → MKFSEFDLDDQIIQALEEAGYSECMPVQEQTLAHTIKGKDVFVQSQTGTGKTAAFLVSIFALLRGELKGKKSLIIAPTRELAVQIEKEAILLGHNLGFNICSFYGGVGYGRQEHH